ACCGCCAACCATGTGCTCTGCGAAACGCCCAATGGCAAACCGCCTTGTCCCCTGCAACAGTACGCTGTGGTTGCCCCAGATGGACAGATCTTTAAAGTCGATCCGCAAACTTTTCAGCGCCAAGAGGGGGTCGATCTCGCGATCTTTACGTTTACGAGCGATGCGGATTATGCCTTAGCCACCTTTGGAGATTACAACCCCAGAAAAGACGATGAAGTGTTTGTAGCCGGCTTTCCCAAAGTGAATCAATCCGCAGCCCGTTGGCAGTTCAACGGTGGCAAAGTATTCGATAAAACCGATGGATTTCTCAGCGTCAACAGCTATAGCGTCCGCCAAAATGACGCCGTCTTTGCCCTTCCCCAAGCCAGCTTTGGAGGGGGTTATGAATTGGTATATACCAGCATTACCTATGGGGGGATGAGTGGGGGGGTGGTTCTGGATCGTCAGGGTCAGGTGATTGGCATTCATGGCCTAGCAGAAGGGGAATCTGAAACCGAGAATCTAAAGATTCAGTTGGGGCTGAGTTTAGGTATTCCCACCAGTACAGTCTTAGGAACCCTGCCTAAGTTCAACCTCCCACCAGAACTCCTTCAGGTCAGTTCTATTGCACCGACACCCCTTTCGGCGGGCCAACAAACCCAGTGGCAAACCTCGGTTTTGCAGGTGGATGTGCCAACCAGCAACGCTAAAGCAGAAGTCTGGATTGAGCGGGGTAATCAGCTTTGGCGGCTGGAACAATATGCGGAAGCCCTAGCTGCGTTTGATCGGGCGATTCAATTGAATCCCTCTTTTGTCCATTTGGCTTGGTATGGCAAAGCCCTTGTGTATCGGTCTCAGGAAAACTTTCCTGCGGCTGAAATGGCTTTACGCAAAGTCCTTACCCTCAAGCCGAACTATAAGCCCGGATGGAAAGTACTGAGCGCGGTCTATCGGCTCCAGAAAAAACCAGAACAGGCTTTAACTGCCGTCAATTCAGGTTTAAAAATTGCGCCAACGGATGCTCAGTTGCTGAATGAGAAATATGTTGTTCTATCGGTACTTTATCGGTATCCAGAAGCTCTAACGGCCATTGATGCTGCGATCGCCCAGGCTCCTCGGGCAGCCTTTTATATCAATCGCGGCTGGGTGCTGATCAAGATGGACCGATACGAAGAGACGTTGACTGCCCTTAACCAAGCCATCGAGATCGATCCCAATATGGCCATTGCCTATACGAACCGAGGCGTGACGTACTCTTTTCTGAAACGTCCGAAGGAAGCGATTGCAGATCTTAAAAAGGCCATCGCCCTGGACTCGCAATATATCTCTGCCTATGGCGGCTTAGGGATGCTTTATCACTCCCAAGGCCGTTATCAGGAAGCCTTGGCTCAATTTAACCAAGGGATTGCCATTGATCCCAAAAATCCCATCAATTATTCGGGCCAAGGATTTGTCTATTTTGCCCAAAAACAATATCAAGCTGCGATCGCAGCCCATACCCAAGCCATTGAGCTAGAGCCTGACAGTGCCAATGACTACTTCAGTCGGGCCAATGTTTATATCACAACTCAGCAATACCAACCTGCGATCGCAGACTTAACCAAGGCCATCCAGCTGGCCCCACCTGATCCAATTTATTTCAACAACCGGGGCGATGCCTATGCCGCCTTGAACCAGCCAGAAGCAGCCCTCGCCGACTATTCCCAAGCCATTGCAGTGGACAAAAACAATACTCGGGCTTATATCGGTCTGGGGACGGTGTATCAAAGGACTCGCCAGTATCAACGTGCGATCGCGCAGTTTGACCAAGCCATTGAAGTCGCTGATTTCCCCCAACAATTAGAGACAGATAAAAAGTATAAGGGGTTGGCCTACTCCGCTCGTGGCTTTCTTTACAGCGACCTTGGCAAGCTGGAACAGGCCATTGCCGATTTTTCCCAAGCCATCGAACTGTCCCCTAAAGTTACCTATCTCTATCGCGCCCGCGCCCTGAATTACACAGCCTTAAACCGCTATCAAGAGGCCATCGCAGACTATACCCAAGCCATAGAAATTGCCCCCAAGGATTTATCCACCTATATCCAAAGGGGCAAGGTTTACCGCACATTAGGCCAGGAAGCTGAAGCCAATGCAGATTTTCAAAAGGTTCTGCAAACTGAACCGTCGGACAGTCAGGGGTATGAGGCCCGAGCCGATGTTTATAAATCATTAAAACGGTATCCAGAAGCCCTGGCTGACTATACCCAGGCCATTAAGTTAGCCCCCCAGACCCCCCTTCAACGAAGTTTGTTACATAGTAGCCGCGCCCAGATGTATGGCAATTTGCAGCAATATGAACAGGCCAATTCAGATTATTCTAAAGCCCTTGCCCTCCTTCCCAATCCCACCGTTCCCTTTGCGGCAGACTTATACATTGCTCGGGGCAATAACTCTTTAAATTGGCAACGCCAAGAGGATGCTTTGGCTGATTTCAATCAAGCCATTAACATTAATCCCAAAAATGTGATGGCCTATGTCGGTAGAGGTCGCCTGTCCTTGGGAACCCAGAAATATCAGGACGCCTTGGCTGACTTCAATACCGTGATTAAACTCAATCCAAAGCTAGGGTTTGTCTATGACTTTCGTAGTAGAACTTATCAGGCGTTAAACCGTATTGAAGATGCGATCACAGATGCAGATCAATGGATTGAACTCCAGGCCAATGCAGCCAGCTATACCCGTCGAGGCATTTTACATGTCTTAGGGGCCAATCCGTCCCTCGCTTTGAATGACTTTCAGCAGGCTATCACCCTCAATCCCAAAGCGATTATCCCGACCATCAACTTGGGGCTTATTTACTATGAGCAAGGGAATCGAAAGCAAGCGATTGCCCAATTCCGGCAAGCGATTGAACTTGATAGCTCTCTGGCAGAACCTCAGCTTGCTCTAGCTACTGCGCTCTACCCCAGAGATCAACAACAAGCGATTGCCCTAGCCCAATCGGCCCTCAAGCAAGATCCCAAATTCCGAGAAGTCGAATTTCTCAAGAAAAACCTTTGGGGCGATCAGTTAATCACTGAGGCCCAAAAGCTTTTGGCCGATTCGGCTTTACCAGCTCCTTAACTATTTTTTTCTCCAACTTAATGACGGAGCCCATCCCCTTTCTCTGATGAATGAAAAAGCCGTTAGCGTTAGGCAATCTCAGCTGATCCAAAAGCAGTCTATCCCCTCAAATATTTGGGGCTGTGATGGTTTCCAACGGGTAAATCAGACGATCTAAGAGTGATGGGTTGTGCATATTCACCCTAGATCTACACGATAGGGCATAAGACGTTCTACTGATTCCTACTACTATCTTGGCGAGTGATTATTAGCTTATGTTGCGATATTCTCTGTCCCTACTTCCGCTATTGCTGACATCCATGGTGATCAAACCTGCAATCAGCATGCCTGTCACCCCAAATGCCCCACTAGCCCCCCTAGCTCAAGCGAATCCCGGACAAGAGCAGGCCACTTACGCCCAAAAAATTAGCGTTCGAGTCAGCAGCAATACGAACCAAGGCAGCGGGACTCTCCTCAGCAAGCAAGGCAACACCTATCTAGTCCTCACCAATGCCCATGTGATTCGAGGTGCCCAAACCCTCAACGTCCAAACTCACGACGGCCAAACCCATACCGCTCAGGTTGTACCTAACTCTTTTCCCAACAACTATGACCTGGCCCTAGTCCAATTCCAAAGTTCCCAACCCTATACCCTCGCTGAGATTGGCACCTTTCAACCCAAAGTCGGCCAGCAACTATTTACGGGGGGGTACGCGGCTGAATCCGGGACCTTCTCTAGCAACAGTGGCCAAGTCCAGAAAATTCTACCCCAACCCCTCCAAGCAGGCTATCAAATTGGCTTTGATGGCAATGTTCCCCAAGGCGTCAGTGGCGGCCCCCTATTCGAAGCCACAAGTGGACAATTGATCGGTGTTCAAGGTCGCAGTGCGAATCCCCTGATTGATAACTATACCCAAGCCGATGGCACCCCCATCAGCCCTGAAGATAGGAAAAAACTGCGCCAGCATAATTGGGCCATTCCGATCCAAACGGTCTTAGCCCAAATTGAAACAAAGCTATTAATTGCCTACGAGCTGCCTACTCCTCAACAAGATACAAAGCTTGTTCAGCCCAACTGGACGGGCTGGCTAGCTGAACTAGAACAGCAAGCCCAACAATTCACGGTTCGTATCAACAACATGACAGAGAACACCAATGGGTCTGGGGTCATTATTGCCAAACAAGGCAACACCTATACCGTCCTGACCGCAGAGCATGTCCTCCACCAAAAACCAGGCACCCAGCCTAACTTCACTCTCACCACTGCCGATGGCCAAGACCATGCCCTGACCCCCAATCGCATCCGCCGACAGCCAGGGGTTGATTTAGCGGTTATTGAATTTGAGAGCAAAGCCAACTATGCCGTTGCAACTCTGGCAAACTATCGCCAAAGTAAGAATGATGTTGTTTTTGTTGCTGGGTTTCCCAAAATAGGGCAGACCGCCCCTCAATGGCTAATGAGTAGTGGCGGTATTTTTGAGCAAGAACAAGGTCGGTTCAATACCACCAACATCCAAATTACGGGCCGCACTCAAGCGGAAGCCAGTTCTAGTCTTGCCGTTACCCAAGGCAGCTTTGCTCAGGGCTATGACCTGCTGTACACCAGCATTACCTATGGGGGAATGAGTGGGGGGCCTGTTCTAAATTATCAAGGTCACGTTATTGGGATTCATGGCCAAGCAGAGGCGGAAGAATCTTCGTCTGGAGAGAGCGTGATTCAATTAGGGAATAGTTTGGGAATTCCTATCAATACATTTTTGGGATTAGCCTCACGACTGCAAGTTCCTCTCCAGAAGCAAGCAACGACACCACCCCCAACTTTAGATCAACAACGAAATTCAGAACGGCGACAGGCGTTATTGAATATAGCAATACCCACAGAAAACGCCGCTCCTGAGATTTGGATTCAGCGGGGAAACCAATTACGTCGATTGGGTCGTGATTCCGAAGCAATCGCAGCTTTTGAACGAGCGATTCAGTTAAATCGAGACTATGTGCATCTGGCCTATTTTGGCAAAGCCCAGGCATTAAGCAATCAAGACAAGCTGCAACTAGCCATCACGGCCCTCAAAGAGGTGATCCGCAGGCAGCCGAGCTACACGCCAGCTTGGGAATATCTAGCCAGTTTCCACCGCAAACAACAACAATATGAGCAGGCGCTAGAAGCGATTAATCAAGCGATTGAGCAACAGCCTCAAAATGCCAATTTGTATAGCGAAAAACATAGCATTTTGAGTGAGCTGGGGCGTAAAAATGAGGCATTAGCAGCAATTAACCAAGCCTTGAAATTGTCAGAACGAGCAGCGTTCTACCTTAACCGAGGCTTTACCTACTTTGGCTTAAAGCAATACCCCAATGCGATCGCAGACTCTGACAAAGCTATTGCCCTCAATCCTGAGTATGCGGAAGCCTACAGCAACCGGGGCAATGTCTACAGAGTCTTAGCGCAATACCCCCAAGCGATCGCAGACTTTGACAAAGCGATTAACCTCAATCCTGAGCTACCAGAAGCCTACTTTAACCGGGGCTTGACCTACTATGACTTAGCGCAATACCCCAATGCGATCGCAGATTATGACAAAGCCATTAACCTCAATCCTGAGTATGCGGAAGCCTACAACAATCGGGGCGCTACCTACACTAACTTAAAGCAATACCCCCAAGCGATCGCAGACTTTGACAAAGCCATTGCCCTCAATCCTGAGTATGCACTCGCCTACAACAACCGAGGCATTGCCAACGATGCCTTAGCGCAATACCCCCAAGCGATCACAGACTTTGACAAAGCCATTGCCCTCAATCCTGAGTATGCGGAAGCCTACAGCAACCGGGGCAATGTCTACAGAGTCTTAGCGCAATACCCCCAAGCGATCGCAGATTATGACAAAGCCATTGCCCTCAATCCTGAGTTTGTACTAGCCTACAATGGCCGGGGCTTAGCCTACCACGCTTTACAGCAATACCCCCAAGCGATCGCAGATTATGACAAAGCCATTGCCCTCAATCCTGAGCATGCACTCGCCTACATGCATAAAGGCACTACCTACAGAAACTTAAATCAATACTCCCAAGCAATCGTAGAGTACGACAAAGCCATTAACCTTAATCCTGAGTTTGTACTAGCCTACCAAGGTAGGGGCATTACTTACTTTGCCTTAAAGCAATTCCCCCAAGCGATCACAAATTTTGATGAAGCCATTAACCTCAATCCTGAGGATGCGATGGCCTACAATTTTCGGGGCATTGCCTACAAATTCTTAAAGCAATTCCCCCAAGCGATCGCAGATTATGACAAAGCCATTGCTCTCAATCCTGAGTATGCGGAAGCTTATCGAGATCGGGGGCTTGCCCATGCTCAGACAGGAAACATTACTCAAGCCAAACAGGATCTACAGAAAGCTGCCAAGCTTTTTCAACAACAAAATAGGCCAGAAGATTCTCAAAAAGTGATGCAACTTCTACAGCAGCTTTGAGATCCATCCAAAGGATCACACTTCCCTGAGAACTGCCCCATTTGTCCTGAATTTTATCGGCAAGCCTGGTTCCCATCATGAATAGCCCTAGATACTGCATCACTAAAGATAACGAACTTAACAACACCGGACAATATAGTTGAACACGGCTCTACTTCCTATCCTCCACAGCCTTAACGCCACTGCTGGCCCCCTTGTGTCTTAATTGATTAGAGCAACAGACCGCTCGACCCACACAGGATCTGTGACAGAGTTGAACCTCAACAGTTCTAGAGATCTCACTGTCTAGATTCATTAGCCTAGATATAGGCTCAAAGTCCCCCAGAATGGGGGATTTAGGGGGCGAGTGCAAAAGCTGATGTTGCCAAAAGAGATGGCAGAAATCTCGGTATTAACCAATTTTCATTCCTAAGATGCCGAAGATTAAATCTACTTAGTAAAATTTACGCTTGCATACGGGGCGTTCACTACAACGATAGATGATTCAACACATTCACTAAATTAGCTATGACTACCCATAAGCTGACATCTAAGTTGATCTCATTCAGTACCCTACTCCTAACAATTGCAACACCCACTCTTTCTCTCCATCCTGCCCTGGCACAAACTGCAAGAGCCCAATCTACCCAATCCATCGCAACACAGATCTACCAGCAAGCCAGTCCCGCCGTCATCACCATCAAAAACGGTTCAGGACATGGGAGTGGCTTTATTGTTAGCTCCGATGGTTGGATTATCACCAATGCTCATGTCGTTGCCAATGGTCCCCGGATCGTTACCGTCAAATTCAATGATGGTCGTCAAGTGTCCGCCGATGTCATTGGTTTTGCCCACAATGGCGTTGATCTAGCAGCCCTCAAAATATATGAATCTGCTAATTTACCCTCCCTTCCTGTCGCCCCTGTAGATTCGCCTCAAATAGGCGACGATATTTTTGTGATTGGCACCCCCCTGACCGAGGATTACCAAAATACCTTATCGAAGGGAATGATCAGTCGCGTAGACCCTCAGAAGGGAACGATTCAACATAATGCCAATACTAATCCAGGGAATTCAGGTGGACCTGTCCTCAACCGCCAGGGACAAGTTGTCGGTGTCCATTTCAGTGGAGATGTCCGGGGCCTTGTTTATAGTCGCACTGGTCGCCCCATTGGAGTGACTAAAAGTGGCATTGGCACTGGTCTGTTAGCAGGATCTAGCTATAATGCTTCCGACGCAACCTAATGTAGATCAATGGAATGCCCATATTGTCTAAGCGAGAAGATCCTAAAGCGCGGCTTTGATAGCCTGCAAGATGGGACATTAGTCCAGCGATATCAGTGTAAGGATTGCAATCGGCGTTTCAACGAACGCACGGGTACCCCAATGGCTCGCTTACGCACCGCTAGTTCAGTAGTGAGCTATGCCATCAAAGCTCGCACCGAAGGGATGGGTATTCGTGCTGCAGGTCGAACTTTCGGTAAATCTCATACCACCATTATGCGTTGGGAAAAACGCCTAGCAGACCAAGCACAGAACTGGTCACCTCCCGCACCAGCAGCCTCTGATGTGACGGTAGAAGGGGATGAAGTTTACACGCGTGTAGGCAAAAATCTTCCCCCCCAGCCAATCCCAGGGCTGGACCATCCATTTCCTTGAACGCGAAAGCCGCTATTGGTTGACAGCACAAGCTGGCCTCAAGGATGCACAACTTTTTGCAAATGGCGTTTACTCAGCTTGGGAGTGGGTCAAAGCCTGTGATGGGATTCGATGGTTTACCGATGGTGAGAGGCGTTATGGACAAGAACTTTGGAAGCTCGCCAATGTCTATCTCAATGGTGAGGAGTGTCATCCTGACTATGGGCATCGCAAGGTTTGGCGAGAGGGGTTAGAAGTCGCGATGAAAGTTAAAGGGTCTCAGGGGAATCGGCGAGTAGAGTGGGTGAAAGCAGAGCATCCCTTTACCGCTATCAGTCTAGGGTCTGAGGTCCATGCCAATCATAATGAGGCTCACAATGCTGCCTTGAGGAGACGATGTAGTGCTTATCGAAGACGGCAGAATCTCTACGCTAAGAAGCGGTCGGGGTTACAGCGAGTGCTAGATGTACAACGCCTGATTCATAACTGGGTTAGACCCCATTGGGGGCTCAGTAAGCAGACCACACCAGCAATGGAGATGGGATTTTGTTCTCGTCCGTTGAGCACACTAGAACTCCTCACCAATAAAGGGTTTAGGTATGTGCCCTGTTAGTAGACCAGTGCCGTGGCATTAACTTTGCCATCTCGGGTGACCGATTACACACCTTTCTAAAGGCAATGAGATCTGGAAAAACCTCTCGTGTTTCGACCTTACCCAAACCAAGCTCGGAGAAAAAGATCCCACAACTCGTAAGTCGGGAATTGGATGCCAGCCTGGAAAAAACAGATATCCAAATAACCCCTCAAACGTTTATGGACTTGTACCAATTCCAGGGTAAAGCCAAACAATCTGTATCACTAACCCTAAAAAGTGATGAATTTAATCCGGTTCTCCAGTTGTTCTTTGTGGATCAATCTGGTCCCAAACCAAAATATATTTCAGTAGCCAAAAATGATGACCGTGGACCAGCTGATTTCACTGCTCAATTGAATCTTTCACTCCTCCAAAATGGCCTCTATTACATTGGGGTAACGACATCTGATCGAGGCGAGCAAGGTCGATATCAAATTCAAGCCAAAGGCATCTAATTGTGCAGGGACCGACCACTATTTCTAGACGACCCTGCCCCCAACTCGCTACAGTGGACAAGCCCGATCAAGTCTCTAAGCGCGGGGACCCATCCCAGTGAAGCCCTCCAACACTTATACACCTGCGGAACCCCTTTCCCAACTGCCCGGTCTGAGTGCTGACCATCTCAGCCAACTTCAGCAATGTGGAATTACAACCATTCACAAACTCCACACTCAAACCCAATCGCCCCAGCAACGGCAAAAATTAGCAGTGCAACTGAAACTGCATCAAAAATACATCAATAAATGGGCTGCTCTTGCAGAACTGTCTTTGATTCCTGGCGTGGGGACGAAGAACTGTGGCTTGCTCCTACATGCAGGAGTGGGTTCGACAGGGCAACTTGCCCAGATGCCATCTGAGCGCCTGCATCGACAACTGCTCCGATTACATGTGGCGATGCTCGGACAAAACTCCCTTTGCCCAACTGTCGCGGAAGTGACCCAGTGGGTTATTCAAGCTCGTCGCCTTGCCCATCGTTAGCGATTCAAGCTAAATCACGAATATGGTTCAATATGCGATCGATTTCGTCAGGGGTGTTGTAAATACCAGGTGTCAAGCGAGCATAGGACACGTCATAAGGGGTAGTGCTGGCAATAATATTTTTAGCCTTTAGCTTAGCAACCACCGCCTTGGGTGAGAGTCCTTCCACATCAAAACAAACAATTGCGGCAGATAAATCATCGTCGATGGGCGTATACAGCTTGATATGCTGCATTTTTGACAACCCCTTTTTCAGTTGCCGACTGAGGGAATACAGGCGCTTGGTGACACGCTCTTTGCCCATCTGTTGGTGAAAGGCAAAGGCCTGAGCCATGGCCCATTGGTGCTCAAAGGTTTTAAATCCTCCAGGGGTCATCCAAGCCCCCCAGCCTGCCCCGCCCGAAAATGTTGGAATTGTCGGTGTAACCGCATCTTGGGTTTCAGGCTTGCCCCATATAAAACCAGAACCTCTTGGGGCGAACATCCATTTATGGGTGCCCGCAACAAAGAAATCACACCCTAGGGCGGGCAATGCATCATCTTCAACCCCTAAACCGTGAACACCATCGACAAAAAATAGGACCCGATCCTCCTCTGAGCGATTTTGGTTGAGTTGCTTTAACTGGTCTGCAATTTTAGCAATGGGAACTTTGAGGCCCGTGCTGGAATGAACCCAGGTTGCCGTAACCAGACGCGTTTTGGGGCCAATCCCGTTGATCAAGGTCTCAACCATTTCGTCTTGGCTAACGGTTTGGATATCTCGATACAGGGGAATTTCTTTGATCGTTGCTCCAGTTCTGGAAGCTTTATATTTCAAAGATGTATGGGTGGAGTAGTAATCAAAGGTGGTGGTCAGCATTTCCTGATCAGGACGAATGCTCAGCCCATTGATTACCAACGCAGTCCCCATTGTTGTACTGTCCGTAAGGGCAATGTCCTTGGCTTGAACCCCCAAATAGTCCGCCGCATTGGCTCGCACCGCTGCTACTAAATCGGGTCGATGGTCATAGAGATAATGGGTCGGGTTTTGATCGAGACCATCCCGATGCTCATCGATGGCGGATTGAACGGGAGTGGGATGGGAGGCTAGTAGCAAACCTGCCATATGAATATATTTAGGGTCCAAATTGAAGTGAGTGCGGACTGCCCGCCAATTCTTGAAGTTTTGGTGTTTAGTTCGATGGTTGGCTGATTGGCTGGTTGCGATTTGAGGGTTTACCAAAGTACCCACAGCCGTTCCCAAACCTGCGGTTATTAGAAAGTTTCTCCGAGACCAAGCCATGACGGTTTTTCCCTAGGGGTTTGAAACTGATCCTACAGTCTAGAAATCAGATCTTGGATGTGGTTTTCTAATTGTTTAAGGGCCTCGTCTGGATTCTCACGATCGACATCATGGACGCACCAATAGTGAATTTTATTTTCCCAGTCTGGAAATCGTGCGTGTATCAGGGGACGATGCTCTGTTTCGTCAACGGCTATCACCTGATGGGATGCATTGAGATCGTTTAAGGTCAGCGGCAAGGGAAAGCGAAGCGGATCCGAGAGCTGGATATTTCGACTCAGTAACCCTTGGCGAGCATATTTAGAGATGGGGCCAGCATTGTTTTGCCCCCGCTCCAAAGCAAGCCCCCGAGAATCTGCTCGCCAGCCGAGGTCCTTTTGGGCTGCTAAATGGTTGAAATAATGCTCTGAGAATCGACTTCGGTAGTAATTCCCAGTGCAGAGAAACAAGACCGTTTGCACTTAAATCGCTCAATATCTACCCCCATAACTTATCTGAAATCCGGATAAATGCTTATATTGCTTGAAGGATGGCCTTGAACGAGTGAAGCCATTACCAACCAGGCATGGGGAGAGTTAGAAGAGGTTACAGCCCATTGTTGCCGAATGCTAATGCAACACCAAAAATTCAATCAATTCTAGCGAAATTTTCAGTAGTTTTTAATCTTGCCGATTTAACTTGAGTCTGATGTTATCTCCATCCCAATCGTTCTCAAGGTAACTGAGGATCTTGAAAGCCTGTTCCTGGATGAGAAGGAAGTCTTTGATATCTACAGAGGTCTTTGATGTGAAACGTTTACTAGATCAAGTGGCCTTGGTAACAGGAGCCAGTTCTGGCATAGGATCTGGGGTCGCTCTCTGTTTGGCGCAAGAGGGGGCAAAAGTCATTGTTAACTATGCCAGCAGCCAGAAAGGGGCTGATGCGGTCGTTGCTGAAATTAAAGAACAAGGCGGAGACGCGATCTCAATTCAAGCCGATATCAGCCAAGAAGACCAAGTCCTCAATCTTTTTGCTAAAACCTATGAAGCCTATGGAACAATCGATATCCTCATTAACAATGCTGGTCTCCAAAAAGATCAGCCCTTTACCGAGATGACCTTAGAAGCTTGGAACAAGGTTATAGATGTCAATTTAACAGGGCAATTTCTCTGCGCCCGAGAAGCTGCAAAGGAATTCATCAAGCGGGGTGTTGTCCCAGGACGCTCTTGTTCAGCGGGAAAAATCATCTGTATGAGTTCAGTTCATGAGGTGATTCCTTGGGCAGGACATTGTAACTATGCGGCTTCCAAAGGGGGGGTAATGCTGCTGATGAAGAGCATGGCTCAGGAGCTAGCACCGCATAAAATTCGGGTCAATAGTATTGGGCCAGGGGCGATCAAAACACCTATCAATAAAGAGGCTTGGGATACACCAGCGGCAGAAGAAAGTTTACTCAGCCTAATCCCCTACAACCGGGTAGGTGAATCGAACGATATTGGGAAAGCGGCGGTGTGGCTGGCTTCCGATGAGTCAGAGTATGTCCATGGTGTGACCCTATTCGTGGATGGCGGCATGACCCTTTACCCCGGATTTGCAACAGGTGGTTAGACGCTCCATTTTACTCAACAGTGGGAATCTACTTATGGTTGTCCAGTTTGCCCAAGCGATTGGGGATAGCAGACATCAATCAGGCTGTTCAATATGTCCAGGAGGGGAAAGCTCGATAACGAGCTGTACTTGCTGCCTAACCTCCAAGTTCACTTTTTTGACTTTTTAGAGATGCCCCTATGACCACTCCCGAAGAACAACGACTCATAGAAAATCATGATAACCGCACACCAGGGAAAGACCATCGCCAGGCTCATTGGAAACGTTGGGGACCTTACCTTAGCGAACGTCAATGGGGCACGGTACGTGAGGACTATAGTGCCTATGGCGAAGCCTGGGATTATTTTTCTCATAATCAGGCCCGGTCAAGAGCCTATCGATGGGGTGAAGATGGCCTGTTAGGCATCTCTGATGACCATCAGCGTTTGTGTTTTGCCCTATCCCTATGGAATGGGGAAGACCCCATTTTGAAGGAGCGTTTGTATGGCTTGACGGGCAGTCAGGGCAATCATGGCGAAGATGTTAAAGAGTACTACTTTTACCTAGATAGCACTCCGACTCATTCCTATATGAAAGGGCTATATAAATATCCCCAGGCGGCATTTCCTTACGAGTGGCTGGAGTCAGAGAATCGTCGCCGGGGGCGTGGTGACCCAGAATTTGAACTGCTGGATACGGGAGTATTTGAGGGCGATCGCTACTTTGATGTTGGGGTGGAGTATGCGAAAGCATCACCTGAGGACATTCTGATCCGGATCAGCGTTACCAATCACGGCCCTGAGACGAAAACGTTGCATCTACTGCCAACTCTCTGGTTTCGTAATACCTGGGCTTGGGACAAAGGAGCTTCAGCACCTTCCTTAAAGGCAATTACCCCGTATACGGCTCAGGTCTCTCATCCTGAATTAGGAGAACGGTGGTGGACCTGTCTAGGGGCAACGGAACTGCTATTCACCCAAAACGAAACGAATTTTGAGCGGCTGTTTCAAGTTGATAATTCGCAACCCTATGTCAAAGACGGGATTCATAACTACATTGTCCAGGGTCATAAACAAGCT
The genomic region above belongs to Acaryochloris sp. CCMEE 5410 and contains:
- a CDS encoding serine protease encodes the protein MLQRFLPVLPFLVDLLPLLILSIALRPAVSATLPATPNLSTVAPLAQAKPDNALKDYAQEITVRIQTDNNQGSGTLIAKQNNQYLVLTNAHVIRGAASLQIQTHNGQTYTAKALEKPFAAKYDLALVTFVSNQAYTLPELGNFTPRKGQSVISAGYAADSQQFHLSSNPVQQILEQPLKGGYQLGYPGDIQQGLSGGPIIETTTGELIGINGQSAFPLVDDYKTIDGQVIPPETVQTLRQQSWGIPLQTVLAQIQPSLLAAYGLPQPLVASTVKTAQAQGWVADLEARAKTFTLQINSSTGANGSGVLIAKQGKTYTVLTANHVLCETPNGKPPCPLQQYAVVAPDGQIFKVDPQTFQRQEGVDLAIFTFTSDADYALATFGDYNPRKDDEVFVAGFPKVNQSAARWQFNGGKVFDKTDGFLSVNSYSVRQNDAVFALPQASFGGGYELVYTSITYGGMSGGVVLDRQGQVIGIHGLAEGESETENLKIQLGLSLGIPTSTVLGTLPKFNLPPELLQVSSIAPTPLSAGQQTQWQTSVLQVDVPTSNAKAEVWIERGNQLWRLEQYAEALAAFDRAIQLNPSFVHLAWYGKALVYRSQENFPAAEMALRKVLTLKPNYKPGWKVLSAVYRLQKKPEQALTAVNSGLKIAPTDAQLLNEKYVVLSVLYRYPEALTAIDAAIAQAPRAAFYINRGWVLIKMDRYEETLTALNQAIEIDPNMAIAYTNRGVTYSFLKRPKEAIADLKKAIALDSQYISAYGGLGMLYHSQGRYQEALAQFNQGIAIDPKNPINYSGQGFVYFAQKQYQAAIAAHTQAIELEPDSANDYFSRANVYITTQQYQPAIADLTKAIQLAPPDPIYFNNRGDAYAALNQPEAALADYSQAIAVDKNNTRAYIGLGTVYQRTRQYQRAIAQFDQAIEVADFPQQLETDKKYKGLAYSARGFLYSDLGKLEQAIADFSQAIELSPKVTYLYRARALNYTALNRYQEAIADYTQAIEIAPKDLSTYIQRGKVYRTLGQEAEANADFQKVLQTEPSDSQGYEARADVYKSLKRYPEALADYTQAIKLAPQTPLQRSLLHSSRAQMYGNLQQYEQANSDYSKALALLPNPTVPFAADLYIARGNNSLNWQRQEDALADFNQAININPKNVMAYVGRGRLSLGTQKYQDALADFNTVIKLNPKLGFVYDFRSRTYQALNRIEDAITDADQWIELQANAASYTRRGILHVLGANPSLALNDFQQAITLNPKAIIPTINLGLIYYEQGNRKQAIAQFRQAIELDSSLAEPQLALATALYPRDQQQAIALAQSALKQDPKFREVEFLKKNLWGDQLITEAQKLLADSALPAP
- a CDS encoding serine protease, which produces MPVTPNAPLAPLAQANPGQEQATYAQKISVRVSSNTNQGSGTLLSKQGNTYLVLTNAHVIRGAQTLNVQTHDGQTHTAQVVPNSFPNNYDLALVQFQSSQPYTLAEIGTFQPKVGQQLFTGGYAAESGTFSSNSGQVQKILPQPLQAGYQIGFDGNVPQGVSGGPLFEATSGQLIGVQGRSANPLIDNYTQADGTPISPEDRKKLRQHNWAIPIQTVLAQIETKLLIAYELPTPQQDTKLVQPNWTGWLAELEQQAQQFTVRINNMTENTNGSGVIIAKQGNTYTVLTAEHVLHQKPGTQPNFTLTTADGQDHALTPNRIRRQPGVDLAVIEFESKANYAVATLANYRQSKNDVVFVAGFPKIGQTAPQWLMSSGGIFEQEQGRFNTTNIQITGRTQAEASSSLAVTQGSFAQGYDLLYTSITYGGMSGGPVLNYQGHVIGIHGQAEAEESSSGESVIQLGNSLGIPINTFLGLASRLQVPLQKQATTPPPTLDQQRNSERRQALLNIAIPTENAAPEIWIQRGNQLRRLGRDSEAIAAFERAIQLNRDYVHLAYFGKAQALSNQDKLQLAITALKEVIRRQPSYTPAWEYLASFHRKQQQYEQALEAINQAIEQQPQNANLYSEKHSILSELGRKNEALAAINQALKLSERAAFYLNRGFTYFGLKQYPNAIADSDKAIALNPEYAEAYSNRGNVYRVLAQYPQAIADFDKAINLNPELPEAYFNRGLTYYDLAQYPNAIADYDKAINLNPEYAEAYNNRGATYTNLKQYPQAIADFDKAIALNPEYALAYNNRGIANDALAQYPQAITDFDKAIALNPEYAEAYSNRGNVYRVLAQYPQAIADYDKAIALNPEFVLAYNGRGLAYHALQQYPQAIADYDKAIALNPEHALAYMHKGTTYRNLNQYSQAIVEYDKAINLNPEFVLAYQGRGITYFALKQFPQAITNFDEAINLNPEDAMAYNFRGIAYKFLKQFPQAIADYDKAIALNPEYAEAYRDRGLAHAQTGNITQAKQDLQKAAKLFQQQNRPEDSQKVMQLLQQL